One Ahaetulla prasina isolate Xishuangbanna chromosome 1, ASM2864084v1, whole genome shotgun sequence DNA window includes the following coding sequences:
- the PTRH2 gene encoding peptidyl-tRNA hydrolase 2, mitochondrial, protein MDYLARPGVFGLIAGVTCGVCLGWSIRARLFRPAKSRLTMMANELGNEASIMGESGEFKMVIIVRNDLKMGKGKVAAQCAHAAVSAYKQVHHRNPELLKQWEYCGQPKVVLRASDEETLVQLLNEAKALGLTVSLIQDAGRTQIAPGSRTVLGIGPGPAEVIDKVSGHLKLY, encoded by the coding sequence ATGGATTACCTGGCTAGGCCTGGGGTTTTTGGCTTAATTGCTGGTGTCACCTGTGGAGTATGCTTGGGCTGGAGCATACGCGCTCGGCTCTTCCGGCCAGCCAAATCCAGATTGACTATGATGGCCAACGAGCTAGGCAACGAAGCCAGTATAATGGGCGAGTCCGGAGAATTCAAGATGGTGATCATAGTCCGGAATGACCTGAAGATGGGCAAGGGCAAAGTAGCCGCCCAGTGCGCCCACGCTGCCGTCTCGGCCTATAAGCAAGTCCACCACCGAAATCCGGAACTTCTGAAGCAGTGGGAATATTGTGGACAGCCCAAGGTGGTCCTTAGGGCGTCTGATGAGGAGACCCTCGTTCAGCTCTTAAACGAGGCCAAAGCGCTCGGCTTGACCGTGAGCTTAATCCAGGATGCTGGCCGCACACAAATAGCTCCAGGCTCCCGGACTGTCTTGGGCATTGGGCCTGGTCCAGCTGAGGTGATAGATAAAGTTTCTGGCCACCTGAAACTCTACTGA